The Sebastes fasciatus isolate fSebFas1 chromosome 13, fSebFas1.pri, whole genome shotgun sequence genome includes a region encoding these proteins:
- the LOC141781626 gene encoding uncharacterized protein LOC141781626: CFRKELQKALCCYIADTLIYIDTVREFCERSPKWMLGRETELNKMVDIKDRADSIDLSIGHVTQSENRGQAFLEYMKSKVSALLTGDSRRADLEKELAAVLMDTLRSLEKLHSFLDAVEKLAVTSLHVFMEENQALHLPEGISLEQVQVVITAAREICHLLVEFKRDASVFFLPKLQNVEVLSYQLDRYIKTTQKICEKLEKSSFSDFCLNMNTETLVDIDVDLSEDDIQRMLHHINQLDEIRMNQSFRTVFLFQEETCSGFISKFSERKPRMLKFLEDLEEDAVQLNRMNMGAKISSVTGNSVGLAGGVLTIIGLALIPVTAGASLALTMTGLGLGITSGVNSAVTTATEVGMNHKHQKKASETFQSFMEDMQCFQDCLEEVTKRETSQIDVVVGVGKVLGNVWSIGNAIDGLVDAASALKLLKTEELAVSAGKVAVQEGKALRNVSRVATDIPDIGQANAKAIVLSVLSLGMSVFFICKDSISLGKGSETEVSQFIRARAALWRSEIDSWQKIHDFLCEGQLTSKENKAVLETPFYPEREMKKLGETEMEIPFDEVDEK, encoded by the exons TGTTTCAGAAAAGAACTACAGAAGGCCTTGTGCTGCTACATCGCAGATACCCTCATCTACATCGACACAGTGAGAGAGTTCTGTGAGAGGAGCCCTAAATGGATGCTTGGGAGGGAGACAGAGTTGAACAAGATGGTGGACATCAAAGATAGGGCTGACAGCATCGACCTAAGCATCGGCCATGTTACCCAGTCAGAGAACAGAGGTCAGGCCTTTTTGGAATATATGAAAAGCAAGGTGTCAGCCCTGTTGACTGGTGACAGCAGACGTGCAGACCTGGAGAAGGAGCTGGCTGCTGTGCTGATGGACACTCTGAGAAGCCTGGAGAAGCTCCACAGCTTCCTGGATGCAGTAGAGAAACTGGCGGTCACCTCACTCCATGTGTTCATGGAGGAGAACCAGGCGTTACATTTGCCAGAAGGGATCAGCCTCGAACAAGTTCAGGTTGTCATCACTGCTGCACGGGAAATCTGCCATCTCCTCGTCGAGTTTAAAAGAGATGCAAGTGTCTTCTTCCTTCCCAAACTTCAGAATGTGGAGGTGCTGTCATATCAGCTGGACAGATACATCAAGACCACCCAGAAAATCTGTGAGAAATTAGAGAAAAG CTCCTTCAGTGACTTTTGCCTGAATATGAACACCGAAACTCTGGTAGACATCGATGTGGATTTGTCTGAAGACGACATACAAAGGATGCTTCATCACATTAATCAGCTTGATGAAATCAG GATGAACCAGAGCTTCCGGACGGTGTTCCTGTTTCAGGAGGAAACATGTTCTGGCTTCATCAGTAAGTTCAGCGAGCGAAAGCCCAGGATGCTGAAGTTTCTAGAAGACCTGGAGGAGGATGCTGTTCAGCTAAACAGGATGAATATGGGGGCAAAGATCTCCAGTGTGACAGGCAACTCGGTCGGGTTAGCTGGAGGTGTGCTTACCATCATTGGTTTGGCATTAATTCCTGTAACAGCTGGAGCGTCTCTAGCTCTGACAATGACTGGGTTGGGGCTGGGAATTACAAGCGGAGTCAACAGTGCCGTCACCACCGCCACAGAGGTTGGCATGAACCATAAACATCAAAAGAAAGCCAGTGAGACCTTCCAGAGCTTCATGGAGGATATGCAGTGTTTCCAGGATTGTCTGGAGGAGGTCACCAAAAGGGAAACGAGCCAGATAGATGTGGTTGTGGGAGTAGGCAAGGTGCTTGGTAACGTTTGGTCTATTGGGAATGCTATCGATGGGCTTGTTGATGCTGCCTCAGCTCTTAAGTTGTTAAAAACTGAGGAGCTGGCTGTAAGTGCTGGCAAAGTGGCAGTGCAGGAAGGAAAAGCATTACGCAACGTGTCCAGGGTGGCGACAGATATCCCAGATATTGGTCAGGCAAATGCCAAAGCCATCGTGCTCAGTGTTCTCTCCCTCGGCATGAGTGTCTTCTTCATCTGTAAAGACAGCATCAGTCTCGGCAAAGGCAGCGAGACTGAAGTCTCTCAGTTCATCAGAGCCAGAGCTGCACTCTGGCGTTCAGAGATTGACTCATGGCAGAAGATCCATGACTTCCTGTGCGAAGGTCAGCTGACATCAAAGGAAAACAAAGCTGTCCTGGAGACGCCATTTTAtccagagagggagatgaagaaaCTCGGAGAAACAGAAATGGAAATTCCATTTGATGAAGTGGATGAAAAGTGA
- the LOC141780589 gene encoding apolipoprotein L2-like — MKSKFTQVTADSRRAELEKELAAVLKDTLRGLEKLHCFLDAVENLAVTSLHVFMEENQGLHLPEGISLEQVQVVIITAREICPLLVKFKRDESVFFLPKLQNVEVLSYQLNRYIQTTQKICEKLEKSSFSDFCLNMNARPLVDLDVDLSEDDIQRMLHHINQLDEIRMNQSFRTVFLFQEEPCSGFISKFSERKPRMLQFLEDLEENAVQLDRMNMGAKISSVAGSSVGAAGGVLSIVGLALGPVTAGASLILTMTGLGLGITSGVNRLVTTGTEICVNHKHQKKASETFQSFMEDVQCFQDCLEEVTKMEMSQIDVVVEVRKVLRKVHVIRKTIDGLVDAASALKKLKTEKMAVSVGRGAVQEGKALRNVPRVAADIPDIGQAAVKGPLALSNSARAGLIGLNVLFLGMDVFFICKDSISLAKGSETEFSQFIRARATLWRSEIDSWQKIHDFLCEGQLTSKKNKAVLETPFYPERKMKTKLVLVAFLFSIFLIVVPYCLSS, encoded by the exons ATGAAGAGCAAGTTCACCCAGGTGACTGCAGACAGCAGACGTGCAGAGCTGGAGAAGGAGCTGGCTGCTGTGCTGAAGGACACTCTGAGAGGCCTGGAGAAGCTCCACTGCTTCCTGGATGCAGTGGAGAATCTGGCGGTCACCTCACTCCATGTGTTCATGGAGGAGAACCAGGGGTTACATTTGCCAGAAGGGATCAGCCTCGAACAAGTTCAGGTTGTCATCATTACTGCCCGGGAAATCTGCCCTCTCCTCGTCAAGTTTAAAAGAGATGAGAGTGTCTTCTTCCTTCCCAAACTTCAGAATGTGGAAGTGCTGTCATATCAGCTGAACAGATACATCCAGACCACCCAGAAAATCTGTGAGAAGTTAGAGAAAAG CTCCTTCAGTGACTTTTGTCTGAACATGAACGCCAGACCTCTGGTAGACCTCGATGTGGATTTGTCTGAAGATGACATACAAAGGATGCTTCATCACATTAATCAGCTTGATGAAATCAG GATGAACCAGAGCTTCCGGACGGTGTTCCTGTTTCAGGAGGAACCATGTTCTGGCTTCATCAGTAAGTTCAGTGAGCGAAAGCCCAGGATGCTGCAGTTTCTAGAAGACCTGGAGGAGAATGCTGTTCAGCTAGACAGGATGAATATGGGGGCAAAGATCTCCAGTGTGGCAGGCAGCTCGGTGGGGGCAGCTGGAGGTGTGCTCTCCATCGTTGGTTTGGCATTAGGTCCTGTAACAGCTGGAGCGTCTCTTATTTTGACAATGACTGGGTTGGGGCTGGGAATTACCAGCGGAGTCAACCGTTTAGTGACCACCGGCACAGAGATTTGCGTGAACCATAAACATCAAAAGAAAGCCAGTGAGACCTTCCAGAGCTTCATGGAGGATGTGCAGTGTTTCCAGGATTGTCTGGAGGAGGTCACCAAAATGGAGATGAGCCAGATAGATGTGGTTGTGGAGGTACGCAAGGTGCTTCGTAAAGTTCATGTTATTAGGAAGACTATCGATGGGCTTGTTGATGCTGCCTCAGCTCTTAAGAAGTTAAAAACTGAGAAGATGGCTGTAAGTGTTGGCAGAGGGGCAGTGCAGGAAGGAAAAGCATTACGTAACGTGCCCAGGGTGGCGGCAGATATCCCAGATATTGGTCAGGCAGCAGTCAAAGGGCCTCTTGCCCTCTCCAACTCAGCCAGAGCCGGTCTCATCGGGCTCAACGTTCTCTTCCTCGGCATGGATGTCTTCTTCATCTGTAAAGACAGCATCAGTCTGGCCAAAGGCAGCGAGACTGAATTCTCTCAGTTCATCAGAGCCAGAGCTACACTCTGGCGTTCAGAGATTGACTCATGGCAGAAGATCCATGACTTCCTGTGCGAAGGTCAGCTGAcatcaaagaaaaacaaagctgtTTTGGAGACGCCATTTTATccagagaggaagatgaagacaAAGCTGGTTCTGGTTGCCTTCTTATTCTCAATCTTTTTAATTGTGGTGCCATACTGCCTCAGTTCTTGa
- the LOC141780588 gene encoding uncharacterized protein LOC141780588 — translation MERTNMSAARKELQKALCCYTADTLIYIDTVREFCERSPRWMLGREKESHMMVDIKDRAESIDLSISHVTESENKGKACLEYMKSKVTQVTADSRCAELEKELAAVLKDTLRGLEKLHSFLDAVENLAVTSLHVFKEENQALHLPEGISLEQVQVVITAARKICPLLVEFKRDASVFFLPKLQNVEVLSYQLDRYIKTTQKICEKLEKSSFSDFCLNMNDETLVDLDVDLSEDDIQRMLHHINQLDEIRMNQSFRTVFLFQEEPCSGFIKKFSERKPRMLQFLEDLEENAVQQDRMNKGAKISSVAGSSVGAAGGVLSIVGLALGPVTAGASLALTMTGVGMGITSGVNTVVTTVTEICVNRKHQSKASETFQSFMEDVQCFQDCLEEVTKREMSQIDVVVGVGTVLHEVYSIGNAIDGLVDAAAALKLLKTEELAVSAGKVAVQEGKALRNVPRVAADIPDIGQAAVKGPLALSKSARALAIGVNALFLGMDVYSLCTDSINLAKGSETEVSQFIRARAALWRSEIDSWQKIHDFLCDGQLTSKKNKAVLETPFYPEREMKKLGETEMKIPFDEVDEK, via the exons ATGGAGAGGACAAACATGTCTGCTGCAAG aaaaGAACTACAGAAGGCCTTGTGCTGCTACACCGCAGATACCCTCATCTACATCGACACAGTGAGAGAGTTCTGTGAGAGGAGCCCTAGATGGATGCttgggagggagaaagagtcGCACATGATGGTGGACATCAAAGATAGGGCTGAGAGCATTGACCTAAGCATCAGCCATGTTACCGAGTCAGAGAACAAAGGTAAGGCCTGTTTGGAATATATGAAGAGCAAGGTGACCCAGGTGACTGCAGACAGCAGATGTGCAGAGCTGGAGAAGGAGCTGGCTGCTGTGCTGAAGGACACTCTGAGAGGCCTGGAGAAGCTCCACAGCTTCCTGGATGCAGTAGAGAATCTGGCGGTCACCTCACTCCATGTGTTCAAGGAGGAAAACCAGGCGTTACATTTGCCAGAAGGGATCAGCCTCGAACAAGTTCAGGTTGTCATCACTGCTGCACGGAAAATCTGCCCTCTCCTCGTCGAGTTTAAAAGAGATGCAAGTGTCTTCTTCCTTCCCAAACTTCAGAATGTGGAAGTGCTGTCATATCAGCTGGACAGATACATCAAGACCACCCAGAAAATCTGTGAGAAGTTAGAGAAAAG CTCCTTCAGTGACTTTTGCCTGAATATGAACGACGAAACTCTGGTAGACCTCGATGTGGATTTGTCTGAAGATGACATACAAAGGATGCTTCATCACATTAATCAACTTGATGAAATCAG GATGAACCAGAGCTTCCGGACGGTGTTCCTGTTTCAGGAGGAACCATGTTCTGGCTTCATCAAGAAGTTCAGCGAGCGAAAGCCCAGAATGCTGCAGTTTCTAGAAGACCTGGAGGAGAATGCTGTTCAGCAAGACAGGATGAATAAGGGGGCAAAGATCTCCAGTGTGGCAGGCAGCTCGGTGGGGGCAGCTGGAGGTGTGCTTTCCATCGTTGGTTTGGCATTAGGTCCTGTAACAGCTGGAGCGTCTCTAGCTCTGACAATGACTGGGGTGGGGATGGGAATCACCAGCGGAGTCAACACTGTCGTCACCACTGTCACAGAGATTTGCGTGAACCGTAAACATCAAAGCAAAGCCAGTGAGACCTTCCAGAGCTTCATGGAGGATGTGCAGTGTTTCCAGGATTGTCTGGAGGAGGTCACCAAAAGGGAGATGAGCCAGATAGATGTGGTTGTTGGAGTAGGCACGGTGCTTCATGAAGTTTATTCTATTGGGAATGCTATCGATGGGCTTGTTGATGCTGCAGCAGCTCTTAAGTTGTTAAAAACTGAGGAGTTGGCTGTAAGTGCTGGCAAAGTGGCAGTGCAGGAAGGAAAAGCATTACGTAACGTGCCCAGGGTGGCGGCAGATATCCCAGATATTGGTCAGGCAGCAGTCAAAGGGCCTCTTGCCCTCTCCAAGTCAGCCAGAGCTCTTGCCATCGGGGTCAACGCTCTCTTCCTCGGCATGGATGTCTACTCCCTCTGTACAGACAGCATCAATCTGGCCAAAGGCAGCGAGACTGAAGTCTCTCAGTTCATCAGAGCCAGAGCTGCACTCTGGCGTTCAGAGATTGACTCATGGCAGAAGATCCATGACTTCCTGTGCGACGGTCAGCTGAcatcaaagaaaaataaagctgTCCTGGAGACGCCATTTTAtccagagagggagatgaagaaaCTCGGAGAAACAGAAATGAAAATTCCATTTGATGAGGTGGATGAAAAGTGA